The nucleotide sequence CACTAATCACCGGTGGCGGTGTTTTTCGGTTTTTTAGATAAATTTCTATTCCGTGATTGTTGAGGCTAACTGGAAGATGGGTAGATACATTGAGATAACAATAAATCCTACTGCCCCACCAAGAAAGACCATGATCACTGGCTCCAGGGCGTTGGTCAGATTCTCCACGGCCTGGTCTACTTCAGCATCGTAAAAGTCCGCGACCTTGGCGAGCATGTCGTCCAGTCCACCTGATGCCTCACCGATGGCGATCATCTGTGTAACCATGGGCGGAAAGACTGCGGTCTTGGAAAGCGGATCTGCGATATTTTCGCCACCCTTGATCGAGACTCGGGCTTTGAGGATCGCATCCTCAATCACCCAATTACCTGCGCTCTTCGCGGTGATTTCTAAGGCATCAATGATTGGCACGCCGCTGGAAAGAAGTGTAGAAAGGGTGCGCGAAAAACGGGCTATTGCTTGCTTCCTTATCAAATCCCCTAATATTGGAAGTTTCAAAAAGAGAGGGTCGAGCGCCCGGGCACCGGATTCTGTTTTGTGCCATCTTCGGATGATGGTGAAGAGCAAAACCAAGCCAATAAGTATTGGAAGCGCAGCAATCTTCATAAAGTTTGAAATATTGATGACCAGCTGGGTCATCGCTGGTAGTTCTCTTCCAACCCCTTCATACATCTTGGCAAAAACGGGGATTACAAAAATCAAAAGCACGGCAATGGCACCGACAGCTACAATCGTAATGATTATTGGGTAGATCATTGCTCCTCGGATTTTCCGTTGCAATGCTACAGTCTTTTCCAGATAAGTAGCCAGTCGCTGGAGTATGGTATCAAGGGCACCGCCGGTTTCACCCGATTCTACCATATTTACATAGAGATTATCAAATGCCTTGGGCTGTCTTCTCAGGGCATCGGCAAGGGAGAGACCGCCTTCCACATCCGTGCGCACTTCATCTAAGACTCTTTTAAGCCCGGTGCTTTCGGTCTGTTTAGCAAGAATTTCAAGGCAGTTCAAAAGTGGTAGACCAGCATTTAACATCGTGGCAAATTGTCGGGTAAATACGGCCAGAGCTCTTTTTGAAATTCTGCCGCCAAAAAGGGCAAACCCTTTCTTCTCTTCTTTTATTTTTATGGATGTTGGAATGATTTTTTTCTGGCGGAGTGCCGCAACGACATCAGCCTGGGATTGAGCTGTCAGCTCACCACTGGCTGATGCACCAGTTGCAGTTCTGCCCTTCCAGACAAAGGTTGGCATGACTCCTCCTTTTTATTTCCTATCCAAGAACAGGTGACTTCTGCTCCACCATATGCTCAAATTCTTCAATATTCGGCGAATAATCAAAGGCGGTCTCCAAGGTGATCAGCCTTTTCGCATATAAATTATACAAAGCCTGATTCATGGTTTGCATCCCATATTTCTGTCCGGACTGGATCATGGAATAAATCTGATGTTCTTTTCCATCACGAATCAAAGCCCGGATTGCGGGTGTCGCCACCATCACTTCGGCAGCCAAAACCCTCCCGCCGCCGATCTTGGGCAAAAGTTGTTGGGTTACCACCCCTTCAATAACAAATGCCAACTGTGAACGCACCTGTCCCTGCTGATGAGAAGGGAAGATATCGATGATCCGGTGGATGGATTCGGCTGCGGAGTTGGTGTGTAATGTTGCTAAAGTCAAATGCCCTGTTTCGGCAATGGTGAGGGTAATTGCGATAGTTTCTAAGTCCCGCATCTCACCGACCATCACTACATCCGGGTCTTCTCGCAAAACATATTTCAAGGCATTGGCAAAGGATTTAGTATCACTTCCCACTTGTCTTTGATTCACAATCGCCTTTTTATGCCGGAAAAGATATTCAATTGGATCTTCAACAGTTATGATATGACACCGTCTTTCACTATTAATCTTATCAATTATCGCCGCTAATGTTGTTGATTTACCACAGCCCGTGGGTCCGGTTAACAAAATCAAACCTTTGGGTCTGCTTGCGAGTTCCTGGACCACGGGTGGGATGCCAAGTTCTTTGAAACCCCGGATTTCAAAAGGGATGGTTCGGATTGCCGCGGCAATACTGCCCCGTTGCTGAAAACAGTTGCCCCGGAATCTTGATAATCCCGCAATACCAAATGAAAAATCGAGTTCCCACTCCATCTCAAATTTCTTCTTCTGCTGGTCATTCAAGACACTATAGACCAGCTGTTGAATCAATTCAGGTGTCATCACTTCATAGTTGGTTGGTACCAATTCACCGTCAATTCTTAACATCGGAGGGGCACCAGTGGTCAAGTGTAAATCGGTTGCATTCCTTTGTACCATCTCTTCTAATAATTGTT is from candidate division WOR-3 bacterium and encodes:
- a CDS encoding type IV pilus twitching motility protein PilT encodes the protein MPVTMKQLLEEMVQRNATDLHLTTGAPPMLRIDGELVPTNYEVMTPELIQQLVYSVLNDQQKKKFEMEWELDFSFGIAGLSRFRGNCFQQRGSIAAAIRTIPFEIRGFKELGIPPVVQELASRPKGLILLTGPTGCGKSTTLAAIIDKINSERRCHIITVEDPIEYLFRHKKAIVNQRQVGSDTKSFANALKYVLREDPDVVMVGEMRDLETIAITLTIAETGHLTLATLHTNSAAESIHRIIDIFPSHQQGQVRSQLAFVIEGVVTQQLLPKIGGGRVLAAEVMVATPAIRALIRDGKEHQIYSMIQSGQKYGMQTMNQALYNLYAKRLITLETAFDYSPNIEEFEHMVEQKSPVLG
- a CDS encoding type II secretion system F family protein, whose amino-acid sequence is MPTFVWKGRTATGASASGELTAQSQADVVAALRQKKIIPTSIKIKEEKKGFALFGGRISKRALAVFTRQFATMLNAGLPLLNCLEILAKQTESTGLKRVLDEVRTDVEGGLSLADALRRQPKAFDNLYVNMVESGETGGALDTILQRLATYLEKTVALQRKIRGAMIYPIIITIVAVGAIAVLLIFVIPVFAKMYEGVGRELPAMTQLVINISNFMKIAALPILIGLVLLFTIIRRWHKTESGARALDPLFLKLPILGDLIRKQAIARFSRTLSTLLSSGVPIIDALEITAKSAGNWVIEDAILKARVSIKGGENIADPLSKTAVFPPMVTQMIAIGEASGGLDDMLAKVADFYDAEVDQAVENLTNALEPVIMVFLGGAVGFIVISMYLPIFQLASTITE